The genomic DNA CTGAGCTGCAAGAGTGAGACAGAAGTGAAGGCCATCTTCAAGAAACAGCTGGATGTGTTCATGAAGAAGAATGTGGACTTCCTGATCGCTGAGGTGGATTCACGTCTCATTTCAAGTCAAAGCTCCTTCAATCTGAAATATGACTAGCGGAGCAAACAAGCGCTCAGTGGTGACTGTGTTGTTTCTGTCGTTGCAGTACTTTGAGCACGTCGAGGAGGCGGAGTGGGCCGTGCAGGTGCTGAAGACCAGCGGGAAGCCTGTGGCTGCTTCCATGTGCATCGGACCGGAGGGAGACATGCACGGCGTGTCACCTGGAGAGTGTGCCGTCAGGCTGGTGAAGGCCGGTACGTATTCCATCTACGCCGCATGATCTCACGCTTTATCCTTTTGAATCTTCATTTGAAAGCCAGCTGTGTTATCTGATACGGGAATAAAACATTTCCCTGTGTTTTCTCAGGCGCCCAGATTGTGGGGGTCAACTGTCACTTTGACCCAATGACCTGCGTGAAGGCTGTGAAGATGATGAAGGAGGGAGTGGAGAAGGCCAGGCTGAAGGCTCACTACATGGTGCAGCCCCTGGCATACCACACCCCGGACTGCAGCTGTCAGGGATTCATCGATCTGCCAGAATTCCCCTTCGGTAATAAGTTTTGCTggatattaaaaagaaaaacagtggtCGTGTTAGTTGGCTAGTTTCACTTATTGTCTCCTTTTTCCTTCCTCAGCCCTGGAGCCCAGGATCCTGACCCGCTGGGACATGCACGAGTACGCCCGAGAGTCCTACAAGGCCGGCATCCGCTTCATTGGTGGCTGCTGTGGGTTTGAGCCTTACCACGTCAGAGCGATAGCAGAGGAGCTGGGCCCCGAGAGGGGGATAGTGGTCCCCGCCTCAGAGAAACATGGAATGTGGGGTGCTGGTCTGGAGATGCACACCAAACCCTGGGTCAGAGCCAGGTAAACCATCCATCAGTATACTGAAATGCAACACATGTTTTATGAGTAATATTATTTGGTGCATCTTTTCTTCTGTGTGTAACCTGTGTCTTTACCTCCTCTAGGGCCCGTCGGGACTACTGGGAGCATCTCGCTCCAGCATCCGGTCGCCCTAAGTGCCCGTCCATGTCAACGCCAGAGGGCTGGGGTGTGACCAAGGGCCAC from Sebastes fasciatus isolate fSebFas1 chromosome 6, fSebFas1.pri, whole genome shotgun sequence includes the following:
- the LOC141768889 gene encoding betaine--homocysteine S-methyltransferase 1-like, producing MAPGKKSILERLNAGEVVIGDGGFVFALEKRGYVKAGPWTPEAAVTHPEAVRQLHREFLRAGSNVMQTFTFYASEDKLENRGQNLKLTGAQVNEAACDLAREVANEGDAMVAGGVCQTPSYLSCKSETEVKAIFKKQLDVFMKKNVDFLIAEYFEHVEEAEWAVQVLKTSGKPVAASMCIGPEGDMHGVSPGECAVRLVKAGAQIVGVNCHFDPMTCVKAVKMMKEGVEKARLKAHYMVQPLAYHTPDCSCQGFIDLPEFPFALEPRILTRWDMHEYARESYKAGIRFIGGCCGFEPYHVRAIAEELGPERGIVVPASEKHGMWGAGLEMHTKPWVRARARRDYWEHLAPASGRPKCPSMSTPEGWGVTKGHADLLQHKEATSTQEMKHVLDMQKKAKSST